In one Nitrososphaera viennensis EN76 genomic region, the following are encoded:
- a CDS encoding cob(I)yrinic acid a,c-diamide adenosyltransferase, which yields MKGVIIIMKIYTRTGDKGETGLIGGRRVSKADLRIVAYGAVDELNSNIGLAVSSLHGKEKKMFSDLADVLTQVQNDLFIVGSDLADPDYPKSQYNTPRTDEKMASALEPVIDRFESELEPITFFILPGGSAEASMLHVCRGVARRAETAAVALSKAESINPAVVVYLNRLADLLFVAARLANKRQGVPDVAWKKKPPQ from the coding sequence TTGAAGGGCGTCATAATCATCATGAAGATATACACCAGGACGGGCGACAAGGGCGAGACCGGCCTTATTGGTGGCAGGCGCGTCAGCAAGGCAGACCTGCGGATAGTGGCCTATGGCGCAGTCGACGAGCTGAACTCAAACATCGGCCTTGCAGTGTCGTCGCTCCACGGAAAAGAAAAAAAGATGTTTTCCGACCTGGCGGATGTCTTGACGCAGGTGCAGAACGACCTTTTTATAGTCGGCTCGGACCTTGCTGACCCTGACTACCCAAAGAGCCAATACAACACCCCGCGCACCGACGAAAAGATGGCCTCTGCGCTTGAGCCGGTTATTGACAGGTTTGAATCCGAGCTAGAACCGATAACGTTTTTCATCCTGCCAGGCGGAAGCGCCGAAGCGTCAATGCTGCATGTGTGCAGGGGGGTTGCAAGGCGCGCAGAAACGGCGGCAGTCGCGCTTTCCAAGGCCGAGAGCATAAACCCTGCAGTGGTAGTGTACCTGAACAGGCTTGCAGACCTGCTGTTTGTGGCTGCAAGGCTTGCAAACAAGAGACAGGGCGTGCCCGACGTGGCGTGGAAGAAAAAGCCACCGCAATAA